In Erythrobacter sp. F6033, a single genomic region encodes these proteins:
- a CDS encoding CAP domain-containing protein has product MKTGPKMFYTTGIMIVSMASALSGCGGGDGPAHSGNSGAVAPSPSPSPSPSPSPSPSPTPSPSPTTGTASSRQEQMLEVMLRDHNAARQEVGTPALVLDDDLNAQALAYAEELASSGRFEHSAGSTRVGQGENLWAGTQGAFSYERMAAGWIDEKQYYIHAAFPYVSNTGRWQDVGHYTQVIWRETTKLGCGIATGNGRDVLVCRYSPPGNFVGRFAY; this is encoded by the coding sequence ATGAAAACGGGCCCAAAAATGTTCTACACGACCGGTATAATGATTGTTTCGATGGCGAGTGCGCTGTCCGGTTGCGGCGGGGGCGATGGACCAGCTCATAGCGGCAATTCCGGTGCAGTGGCGCCTTCGCCAAGCCCATCGCCTTCCCCGAGCCCGAGCCCAAGTCCTTCTCCAACCCCAAGTCCTTCGCCAACGACTGGCACCGCATCGTCGCGTCAGGAGCAAATGCTTGAGGTAATGTTGCGCGACCATAACGCAGCCCGCCAAGAGGTGGGCACTCCTGCGCTTGTCCTTGATGATGATCTCAACGCACAGGCTCTAGCATATGCCGAGGAATTGGCGTCAAGTGGTAGATTTGAACACAGCGCAGGCAGCACCCGTGTCGGCCAAGGCGAAAACCTGTGGGCAGGTACGCAAGGAGCATTTTCTTACGAGCGAATGGCCGCCGGTTGGATCGATGAGAAACAGTATTACATCCACGCCGCTTTCCCATATGTGAGCAACACGGGGCGCTGGCAGGATGTCGGGCACTACACTCAGGTCATCTGGCGCGAGACAACCAAGCTGGGATGCGGGATCGCTACCGGTAATGGCCGTGATGTTCTCGTCTGCCGCTACAGTCCACCGGGCAACTTCGTCGGTCGGTTTGCCTACTAG
- the dnaK gene encoding molecular chaperone DnaK has product MGKVIGIDLGTTNSCVSVMDGGKPKVIENSEGARTTPSIVAFTKDGERLIGQPAKRQAVTNPDNTLFAIKRLIGRRFDDPLTKKDMELVPYDIVKGKNGDAWVEASGEEYSPSQVSAFILQKMKETAESYLGEDVQQAVITVPAYFNDAQRQATKDAGQIAGLEVLRIINEPTAAALAYGMDKEDGKTIAVYDLGGGTFDVSVLEIGDGVFEVKSTNGDTFLGGEDFDNAIVEWLAEQFNKKENMDLKTDKLALQRLKEAAEKAKIELSSSATTEVNLPFITARMEGGSSTPLHLVETISRSDLEKMVGDLINRTLDPCKKALKDAGVSKDEIDEVILVGGMTRMPKVREVVEKFFEAKPHTGVNPDEVVAMGAAIQAGVLQGDVKDVLLLDVTPLSLGIETLGGVFTRMIDRNTTIPTKKTQTYSTAEDNQQAVTIKVFQGEREMAADNKLLGNFDLVGIPPAPRGVPQVEVTFDIDANGIVSVAAKDKGTGKEQTIKIQASGGLSDSDIDQMVQDAEKFADEDKKRKEAAEARNQADSLVHATEKQLEEHGDKIDADTKSAVEEALAATKTALEGDDGEEISAKAQALTEAAMKMGQQIYEQEQAAAPEGGDAGADAAADEPADEDVVDAEFSEVDEDKKD; this is encoded by the coding sequence ATGGGTAAAGTAATCGGTATTGACCTCGGCACGACTAACAGCTGTGTCTCTGTGATGGACGGCGGTAAGCCGAAGGTAATCGAAAATTCTGAAGGTGCACGCACGACACCTTCTATCGTCGCTTTCACGAAAGACGGCGAACGGTTGATCGGTCAGCCGGCCAAGCGTCAGGCAGTGACCAATCCCGACAACACACTTTTTGCGATCAAGCGTTTGATCGGTCGCCGGTTCGACGATCCGCTGACGAAGAAAGATATGGAATTGGTTCCATACGACATCGTCAAAGGCAAAAACGGTGATGCATGGGTCGAGGCAAGCGGTGAGGAATATTCGCCAAGCCAGGTTTCGGCTTTCATTCTGCAAAAGATGAAAGAAACCGCTGAGAGCTATCTCGGTGAAGATGTGCAACAAGCGGTTATCACCGTTCCTGCATACTTCAACGATGCTCAACGTCAGGCGACCAAGGATGCTGGCCAGATCGCTGGTCTTGAAGTTCTTCGTATTATCAATGAGCCGACTGCCGCTGCTCTTGCTTACGGCATGGACAAAGAAGACGGCAAAACCATTGCCGTTTATGACCTTGGCGGCGGTACTTTCGACGTTTCCGTACTCGAAATCGGTGATGGCGTATTCGAAGTTAAATCGACCAACGGCGACACGTTCCTTGGTGGTGAAGACTTTGACAATGCGATTGTTGAGTGGCTCGCCGAGCAGTTCAACAAGAAAGAAAACATGGATCTGAAGACCGATAAGCTCGCTCTTCAACGCCTGAAAGAAGCTGCTGAAAAGGCAAAGATCGAACTCTCGAGCTCAGCCACGACAGAAGTGAACTTGCCGTTTATCACCGCGCGCATGGAAGGTGGTTCATCCACTCCATTGCACCTCGTGGAAACGATCAGCCGTTCCGACCTTGAAAAGATGGTTGGCGATCTAATCAACCGCACTCTTGATCCTTGTAAAAAGGCTTTGAAAGATGCCGGCGTTTCCAAGGACGAGATCGACGAGGTTATCCTTGTTGGCGGTATGACCCGAATGCCGAAAGTTCGTGAAGTCGTTGAGAAATTCTTCGAAGCGAAACCGCACACTGGTGTGAACCCCGATGAAGTTGTTGCCATGGGCGCGGCAATTCAGGCTGGCGTTCTGCAGGGTGACGTTAAAGATGTTCTCCTACTGGACGTGACCCCGCTTTCGCTCGGCATTGAGACGCTTGGCGGCGTATTCACACGCATGATTGATCGCAACACCACGATCCCGACCAAGAAGACACAGACTTACTCGACCGCTGAAGACAATCAGCAGGCCGTGACGATCAAAGTCTTCCAAGGCGAGCGTGAAATGGCGGCCGATAACAAGTTGCTTGGCAACTTTGACCTTGTCGGCATCCCGCCAGCACCGCGCGGCGTGCCGCAAGTCGAAGTGACATTCGATATCGACGCGAACGGCATCGTTTCGGTTGCTGCTAAGGACAAAGGCACCGGCAAAGAACAGACGATCAAGATCCAGGCGTCTGGCGGTCTTTCCGACAGCGATATCGACCAGATGGTCCAAGACGCGGAGAAATTCGCGGACGAAGACAAGAAGCGCAAGGAAGCGGCAGAAGCTCGCAACCAAGCAGACAGTCTTGTCCACGCGACCGAGAAGCAGCTCGAAGAGCATGGTGACAAGATCGACGCTGACACCAAGTCGGCTGTCGAGGAAGCACTCGCAGCAACCAAGACAGCTCTTGAAGGCGACGACGGCGAAGAGATCAGCGCAAAAGCGCAGGCTCTGACCGAAGCGGCGATGAAGATGGGCCAGCAAATTTACGAACAGGAGCAGGCTGCTGCACCTGAAGGTGGAGATGCTGGTGCTGATGCAGCCGCTGATGAACCAGCCGACGAAGACGTCGTCGATGCTGAATTCTCCGAGGTCGACGAAGACAAAAAGGACTAA
- a CDS encoding copper chaperone PCu(A)C translates to MITPNKSGRALKSVLAAATLAGTVTLSACGGEADTAVEEVAGTIPGMSIENPRMVLNAVEGNPAAVYFKLKYDADRGLSIATAEVAQAGSSTLHDYGEYDFKVQMMEALPITLTKGTEVEFKPGGLHVMAFDPSPELKPGSKAEVTLRVSGGQTHTFEAEVLAAGDERAAATGDEG, encoded by the coding sequence ATGATTACGCCAAACAAAAGCGGTCGCGCGCTCAAATCCGTCTTGGCTGCAGCAACTTTGGCAGGCACGGTTACTCTGTCGGCATGCGGCGGCGAGGCTGACACAGCAGTCGAAGAAGTAGCTGGCACAATTCCGGGCATGAGCATCGAGAATCCACGGATGGTTCTGAACGCCGTGGAGGGCAACCCAGCAGCTGTGTATTTTAAATTGAAATACGATGCCGATCGCGGGCTCTCGATAGCGACAGCGGAAGTCGCACAAGCTGGTAGTTCGACGCTCCACGATTATGGCGAATACGACTTCAAAGTGCAGATGATGGAAGCTCTTCCAATAACTCTTACAAAGGGCACGGAAGTCGAATTCAAGCCCGGCGGCTTACATGTGATGGCATTCGACCCATCGCCAGAGTTGAAACCCGGTTCAAAGGCCGAGGTTACACTGCGGGTCTCAGGCGGACAAACTCATACTTTTGAAGCAGAGGTGCTCGCCGCTGGTGATGAGCGTGCCGCAGCCACTGGTGACGAAGGCTGA
- the rph gene encoding ribonuclease PH, whose product MRPSGRAPDEMRAITIETGYTKHAEGSCLISFGDTKVLCTASVEERIPPWLRGKGEGWVTGEYSMLPRATHTRGSREAARGKQSGRTQEIQRLIGRSLRAVVDLKKLGERQITLDCDVIQADGGTRTASISGAWVALRLAVNSLIASGDLKEDPITAQVAAISCGIYKGTPVLDLDYPEDSDADADANFVLISGGQIAEVQATAEGATYDEEGLLRLLRLANIGCDGIFKAQLEAVK is encoded by the coding sequence ATGCGCCCTTCAGGACGCGCGCCAGACGAAATGCGCGCTATCACAATTGAAACCGGATACACCAAGCACGCTGAGGGTTCCTGTCTAATCAGTTTCGGGGATACGAAAGTTCTTTGCACCGCCTCGGTTGAAGAGCGCATTCCGCCTTGGCTTCGCGGTAAAGGCGAAGGCTGGGTCACAGGCGAATATTCGATGCTCCCCCGCGCCACGCACACGCGCGGTAGCAGAGAGGCCGCGCGCGGCAAGCAATCGGGTCGAACTCAGGAAATTCAGCGTCTTATTGGACGTTCTTTGCGTGCTGTGGTCGATCTCAAGAAGCTGGGCGAACGTCAGATCACCTTGGACTGCGATGTTATCCAGGCCGACGGTGGTACGCGCACAGCCTCGATTTCGGGCGCATGGGTCGCCCTGCGTCTCGCCGTGAACAGCCTGATCGCTTCGGGGGACCTCAAAGAAGATCCGATCACAGCGCAGGTCGCAGCCATCTCCTGCGGGATATATAAGGGCACGCCGGTCCTCGATCTCGACTATCCCGAGGATAGCGATGCCGATGCTGATGCAAACTTTGTGTTGATTTCGGGCGGACAGATTGCGGAAGTTCAAGCCACCGCTGAAGGCGCGACCTACGATGAAGAAGGCCTTCTACGCCTCCTGCGTCTCGCCAACATTGGCTGCGACGGCATCTTCAAGGCACAATTGGAAGCGGTAAAATGA
- the hemW gene encoding radical SAM family heme chaperone HemW codes for MAKALYIHWPFCAKKCPYCDFNSHVRDTVDVGVWEASLLADMRAEAKVASGETLSSIFFGGGTPSLMPPALVGSLLAEAEALWGFDEGIEITLEANPSSVEAANFAALAGAGINRVSLGVQSLDDETLRWLGRLHGSLEALNALETAQEHFKRVNFDLIYALPDQTPAQWQSQLETALKFGTSHLSLYQLTIEPGTRFATDVRRGIFEPLDDDAAAELFSLTQELTEAAGLPAYETSNHARVGEESRHNLTYWRYQDYAGIGPGAHGRRGGFATTRHKKPENYLTAVKDRGHGIAEQRMLSASDQAAEALLMGLRLTEGIDLTYMAERFGLPAAALIKSDKFEQYRDLGLMWADQGRIGVMPAGRPLLDGLLGEIVADTLVEA; via the coding sequence GTGGCGAAAGCACTCTATATCCACTGGCCCTTCTGCGCGAAGAAATGCCCCTATTGCGACTTCAATTCGCATGTCCGCGACACTGTTGACGTGGGTGTTTGGGAAGCATCTTTGCTCGCCGATATGCGGGCGGAGGCTAAGGTCGCTAGCGGTGAAACGCTTTCCTCGATCTTCTTTGGAGGGGGGACGCCGTCTCTGATGCCACCTGCATTGGTGGGCTCGCTGCTTGCCGAAGCAGAGGCATTGTGGGGTTTCGATGAGGGCATCGAGATCACCCTTGAGGCCAATCCATCCTCTGTAGAAGCAGCCAATTTCGCCGCGTTGGCAGGTGCGGGCATCAATCGCGTATCGCTCGGCGTGCAGTCTTTGGACGACGAAACTTTACGTTGGTTAGGGCGACTTCACGGGAGCCTAGAAGCACTGAACGCGCTTGAGACAGCGCAAGAACACTTCAAGCGCGTCAATTTCGACCTGATTTATGCCCTCCCCGATCAGACACCCGCGCAATGGCAATCGCAGCTGGAAACAGCTCTAAAATTCGGCACTTCTCATTTATCGCTTTACCAACTCACAATCGAACCGGGCACAAGGTTCGCAACAGATGTGCGGCGCGGCATTTTTGAACCGCTTGATGATGACGCCGCAGCAGAATTGTTTTCGCTTACGCAGGAATTGACTGAGGCGGCGGGGCTACCCGCCTACGAAACCAGCAACCATGCGCGTGTTGGCGAGGAAAGCCGGCACAATCTCACCTATTGGCGATATCAGGATTACGCGGGCATCGGTCCGGGCGCGCATGGCAGACGCGGTGGTTTTGCGACCACACGGCACAAGAAGCCCGAGAATTATCTGACTGCCGTGAAAGACCGCGGTCACGGTATTGCGGAACAGCGGATGCTTTCCGCCAGCGACCAAGCTGCCGAAGCCTTGCTAATGGGTCTGCGCCTTACCGAGGGGATTGACCTTACATACATGGCAGAGCGTTTCGGATTGCCCGCTGCAGCTTTGATCAAATCCGACAAGTTTGAGCAATATCGCGACCTCGGCCTGATGTGGGCTGATCAAGGACGGATCGGCGTTATGCCCGCTGGTCGTCCGCTTCTCGACGGACTTCTCGGAGAGATCGTCGCCGATACGTTGGTGGAGGCATGA
- the dnaJ gene encoding molecular chaperone DnaJ, with translation MATQTDFYELLQVSRDADGATLKSAYRKVAMKYHPDRNPDDAEAEAKFKACNEAYECLKDPQKRAAYDRFGHDAYTQGMNGGGGGGFGGGAGQADFGDIGDIFETIFGSAFGGGGAGRARQQQRRGADLRYDMQVTLEEAFDGKSTEIEIEVSQSCETCEGSGATPGTGERTCNLCHGQGAVRAKQGLFVVERPCPTCAGRGSVIEDPCGDCRGEGRVDRAQALAVEIPPGVDTGTRIRLSGKGEAGQRGAPPGDLYIFIHVKPHAVFEREGTTLATRIPVSFTTAALGGSVDIPDLDGSTNTVDIPTGIQSGKQLRVRGAGMPVLQGRGRGDLVVEIAVETPTKLSRQQKEILEQFRETETGDECPESRSFFSKLKDAFGS, from the coding sequence ATGGCTACCCAGACCGACTTTTATGAACTGCTCCAAGTGTCCCGCGATGCGGATGGCGCGACGCTGAAAAGCGCCTATCGCAAAGTGGCGATGAAATATCACCCGGACCGCAATCCGGATGATGCTGAGGCTGAAGCCAAGTTCAAAGCCTGCAACGAGGCCTATGAGTGCCTCAAAGATCCACAGAAGCGCGCTGCCTATGATCGCTTTGGCCATGATGCCTACACGCAGGGCATGAATGGCGGCGGTGGTGGCGGCTTTGGCGGTGGCGCAGGTCAGGCCGATTTCGGAGATATAGGCGATATCTTCGAGACAATATTTGGCAGCGCATTTGGCGGTGGCGGAGCTGGGCGTGCGCGCCAGCAGCAACGCCGCGGTGCTGATCTTCGCTATGATATGCAGGTCACGCTCGAAGAGGCATTCGACGGCAAATCAACCGAAATTGAGATCGAAGTCTCGCAAAGCTGCGAAACTTGCGAAGGTTCAGGGGCGACGCCGGGGACCGGAGAGCGGACATGTAATCTTTGCCATGGTCAAGGCGCAGTGCGTGCAAAGCAGGGCTTGTTCGTTGTAGAGCGCCCTTGTCCTACATGCGCCGGACGTGGATCAGTAATCGAAGACCCATGCGGTGATTGCCGCGGCGAAGGGCGCGTAGACCGTGCTCAAGCTCTCGCGGTTGAGATACCTCCGGGTGTAGATACCGGAACGCGTATTCGACTTTCCGGCAAAGGTGAGGCTGGTCAGCGCGGCGCACCTCCAGGTGACCTCTACATTTTCATCCATGTGAAGCCGCATGCTGTGTTTGAGCGCGAAGGCACAACCTTGGCCACGCGGATCCCGGTCAGTTTCACCACTGCTGCGCTTGGCGGTAGCGTCGACATCCCTGACCTTGATGGATCAACCAACACAGTCGATATTCCGACAGGCATCCAATCTGGCAAACAGTTGCGGGTTCGGGGAGCTGGTATGCCAGTTCTACAAGGGCGTGGCCGCGGTGATCTGGTTGTCGAGATTGCAGTTGAAACGCCGACCAAGCTCAGCCGCCAACAAAAAGAAATCCTCGAGCAGTTCCGCGAAACCGAAACAGGCGATGAGTGCCCTGAGAGCCGCAGCTTCTTCAGCAAACTTAAGGACGCATTCGGTAGCTAG
- the rdgB gene encoding RdgB/HAM1 family non-canonical purine NTP pyrophosphatase, which produces MTRKLGGGSLVIATHNSGKLKEISALLDPYGMKCISAGSLGLPEPAETGATFAENALIKARAAAEASGLAALADDSGLGVDALGGRPGVYTADWAERQWFEGEPGRDWYMAMGKVEGFLQQQGVGTDRSAAFHCVLALAWPDGEHVVYEGKCSGSLTWPPRGEMGFGYDPVFIPRGAEQTFAEIEPSEKHAISHRADAFAKLVADQFGV; this is translated from the coding sequence ATGACACGAAAGCTGGGTGGCGGGTCGCTTGTGATCGCGACCCACAATTCGGGGAAACTCAAAGAGATTTCCGCGTTGCTTGACCCTTACGGAATGAAGTGCATTTCGGCGGGTTCTCTGGGCCTGCCGGAACCTGCCGAAACGGGTGCAACTTTCGCTGAGAACGCCCTTATCAAAGCGCGCGCGGCGGCGGAGGCTTCGGGCTTGGCCGCGCTTGCCGACGATAGCGGCCTCGGTGTTGATGCTCTCGGCGGGCGTCCCGGCGTATACACTGCGGATTGGGCCGAGCGGCAATGGTTCGAAGGGGAGCCAGGCCGCGACTGGTACATGGCGATGGGCAAGGTCGAAGGCTTCTTGCAACAGCAAGGCGTCGGAACTGATCGTTCGGCAGCGTTCCACTGTGTGCTGGCGCTCGCTTGGCCAGACGGTGAGCATGTTGTTTATGAAGGCAAGTGCTCAGGTTCGCTGACATGGCCACCACGCGGTGAGATGGGCTTCGGATATGATCCGGTCTTCATTCCTCGCGGTGCGGAGCAGACTTTCGCCGAAATCGAACCGTCAGAAAAACACGCGATCAGCCACCGCGCCGACGCATTTGCCAAACTTGTCGCGGATCAATTCGGCGTCTGA
- the hrcA gene encoding heat-inducible transcriptional repressor HrcA has protein sequence MASPPITELTERAREIFRRVVEGYIDSGQPVGSKTLASDGTLNLSSASIRSVLADLESLGLLAAPHTSAGRLPTDAGLRIFVDGMMRVAEPTKDERAQIEARLSESGPVEHALKQASALLSDLSGAAGMVMVPTREQKLAQFNLVDLGQGRALAVLVGEDGGVENRVVELGGALTQSSLDRATNYITARLAGRTLAEASQAMRAEISTGQTQLDDASRDLVERGLAVWSEDANERPVLIVRGAANLLDDAALDDIDRVRSLLDDLEDKQSVASLLESARDADATRIFIGSENRLFGLSGSSVIASPYRDREGRVVGVLGVIGPTRLNYARVVPMVDLTARSLGRSLDKLIV, from the coding sequence ATGGCCTCACCACCTATCACCGAACTGACCGAACGCGCCCGGGAGATTTTCCGGCGGGTGGTAGAGGGTTATATCGATAGCGGGCAGCCGGTCGGGTCAAAGACACTGGCGTCCGATGGTACGCTCAACCTTTCATCCGCCTCTATCCGTTCCGTATTGGCTGACTTGGAAAGCCTCGGTCTGCTCGCCGCGCCGCATACGAGCGCCGGACGCCTTCCTACCGATGCGGGCTTGAGAATATTCGTAGACGGCATGATGCGGGTGGCCGAGCCGACGAAAGACGAACGCGCTCAGATTGAAGCGCGGCTTTCGGAAAGCGGCCCGGTCGAACACGCTCTGAAACAAGCGAGCGCGCTGCTGTCTGATCTGTCCGGCGCAGCGGGCATGGTGATGGTCCCGACACGCGAGCAGAAACTCGCGCAATTCAACCTTGTCGATTTGGGTCAGGGTAGGGCGCTTGCGGTCCTTGTTGGGGAAGATGGCGGTGTCGAGAACCGCGTTGTTGAATTGGGCGGTGCGCTGACCCAAAGTTCGCTCGACCGGGCGACGAATTATATCACGGCCCGGCTTGCAGGCCGTACGCTTGCCGAAGCGTCGCAGGCGATGCGCGCAGAGATTTCAACGGGGCAAACGCAGCTTGATGATGCGAGCCGGGACTTGGTGGAACGCGGACTTGCCGTTTGGAGCGAGGATGCAAACGAGCGGCCCGTCCTAATCGTTCGCGGTGCAGCAAACTTGCTGGACGACGCCGCACTGGACGATATCGACCGCGTCCGCTCTCTGCTCGATGATTTGGAAGACAAACAATCTGTTGCAAGCCTCTTGGAGAGCGCACGGGACGCCGATGCGACGCGCATATTTATAGGCAGCGAGAACAGGCTTTTCGGTCTTTCCGGCTCGTCGGTCATCGCTTCGCCCTATCGTGATCGTGAAGGCCGTGTTGTGGGAGTTCTGGGCGTGATTGGCCCCACAAGGTTGAATTACGCGCGCGTGGTCCCCATGGTTGATTTAACAGCAAGATCGCTTGGCCGTTCGTTGGACAAGCTCATCGTTTAG
- a CDS encoding DUF6445 family protein, translated as MNRTARIVLPAITIIDNFLKDPWAARREALALDYDASAQNGSFPGLNSGSPLDTEALDASVSRLLGVKVTGAKGTQHGHCRLTRKGDKGKSGVHIDPAFYSGILYLSRPEDCAKPIAGGTDFFRHKRTGLEAVPQDASGISAAGYPDINALIDGVVNTDTTLPAKWERTMRVPARFNRLLLFSPWQFHNAAPGFGQAGEDARLVMLLFFARAG; from the coding sequence GTGAATAGAACGGCGCGCATTGTGTTGCCTGCGATCACCATCATCGACAACTTTTTGAAAGACCCGTGGGCCGCGCGGCGTGAAGCGCTTGCGCTCGATTACGATGCCTCTGCGCAGAACGGGAGCTTTCCCGGGCTAAATTCGGGCTCGCCGCTCGACACGGAAGCATTGGACGCGAGCGTCTCCCGTCTTTTGGGAGTGAAAGTTACAGGTGCTAAGGGAACGCAGCACGGGCATTGCCGGCTGACGCGAAAGGGCGACAAGGGCAAAAGTGGCGTCCATATCGATCCGGCGTTCTATTCGGGTATTCTCTATCTTTCCCGCCCAGAAGATTGTGCCAAGCCAATCGCAGGCGGCACCGATTTTTTCCGCCATAAGCGGACTGGATTGGAAGCTGTTCCTCAAGACGCGTCCGGCATTAGCGCCGCTGGTTACCCGGACATCAATGCGTTGATAGACGGGGTGGTCAATACGGACACTACCTTGCCTGCGAAGTGGGAGAGGACAATGCGTGTGCCAGCGCGGTTCAACCGGCTGCTCTTGTTCTCACCATGGCAATTTCACAACGCAGCACCCGGCTTTGGTCAGGCCGGCGAAGATGCACGCTTGGTCATGCTACTGTTCTTTGCACGTGCGGGCTAA
- the grpE gene encoding nucleotide exchange factor GrpE → MIDNDKPQDDAANEDVKAELKGVPEEFLTDSDETDEACADDANEALESLRRDLDEAKQEVLYAKADTQNVRRRAEKDIQDARNYAATGFARDVLSVWDNLSRAVDAIPESLREDEKMKGLVVGIEATQRELEKVFKQNGIERIAAMDMPLDPNQHQAMMEVPTDEKEPGTIVQEMQSGWMIKNRLLRPAMVGVAKKPD, encoded by the coding sequence ATGATCGACAACGACAAGCCGCAGGATGACGCGGCGAATGAAGACGTAAAAGCGGAACTGAAAGGCGTGCCAGAAGAGTTTCTCACAGATAGTGATGAGACGGATGAGGCTTGCGCCGATGACGCAAACGAAGCGCTGGAATCGCTGCGCCGTGATCTCGACGAAGCAAAGCAGGAAGTTCTTTACGCCAAAGCCGACACGCAGAATGTTCGCCGCCGCGCGGAAAAGGACATTCAGGATGCCCGCAATTATGCCGCGACCGGCTTTGCCCGCGATGTCTTGAGCGTTTGGGACAATCTGTCACGCGCTGTCGATGCGATCCCCGAAAGCCTGCGTGAAGACGAAAAGATGAAAGGTCTTGTCGTCGGCATCGAAGCGACACAGCGAGAGCTTGAGAAAGTCTTCAAGCAAAACGGCATTGAGCGCATCGCGGCGATGGACATGCCGCTTGATCCGAACCAGCATCAGGCGATGATGGAAGTGCCAACGGACGAGAAAGAACCGGGCACTATTGTGCAGGAAATGCAGTCGGGCTGGATGATCAAAAACCGCCTGCTTCGACCTGCAATGGTTGGCGTGGCCAAAAAGCCTGACTGA
- a CDS encoding crotonase/enoyl-CoA hydratase family protein: MITTETIDGAHIITLDDGKVNALNKEKLDALVAALSKCAGDLAPVAIRGRKGIFSAGFDLKGFGAGPEIATAQLQAGKDAILAILRHPAPVITVCEGHAYPMGAFLMLAADHAIGAEGEFVTGMNESAIGMALPIYPMILGAARLNAHGRKAVATSEMFNPTDAAKVGYFQNVVAPDAVDATLQATLKHMKGLNAGAFNANKTAMNAQLIADIEASPLPDFG; this comes from the coding sequence ATGATCACGACAGAAACAATTGACGGCGCGCACATCATCACGCTGGATGATGGGAAGGTGAACGCGCTCAACAAGGAAAAGCTCGATGCTCTCGTCGCCGCACTTTCAAAATGCGCGGGCGATCTGGCTCCCGTGGCAATACGCGGGCGCAAAGGAATATTCTCTGCCGGTTTTGACCTGAAAGGATTTGGAGCCGGCCCAGAAATAGCGACCGCTCAATTGCAAGCTGGCAAAGACGCCATCCTCGCGATTTTGCGCCACCCTGCGCCTGTTATCACCGTCTGCGAAGGCCACGCCTACCCGATGGGAGCATTCCTGATGTTGGCGGCCGACCACGCCATCGGTGCTGAGGGAGAATTTGTCACGGGCATGAACGAAAGTGCGATCGGAATGGCATTACCGATTTATCCGATGATCCTTGGAGCCGCTCGCCTAAATGCGCACGGACGGAAAGCCGTTGCGACATCGGAGATGTTCAATCCAACTGATGCAGCAAAGGTAGGCTATTTCCAGAACGTAGTCGCCCCAGACGCCGTGGACGCAACGCTTCAGGCGACCCTAAAGCACATGAAGGGCCTTAACGCTGGAGCGTTCAATGCGAATAAGACCGCAATGAACGCCCAACTGATTGCAGATATTGAAGCCAGCCCCCTACCTGATTTCGGGTAG